Genomic window (Methanomassiliicoccales archaeon):
ATTTACGAAAAAGACCTGGAAAATTTTTGCGCCCAATTAAATCAGCTACTTTCTGGCATGAAAAGCGCCGTAAGATTCGAAATGAAAATGAAGCATAATGACGGTGCATACCGCGTTTTTGAATTCGAAATGATGGTTGATCGTTACGCTCCCAGTGGAAAGGGAATCATAATGAATGGAAGGGACATTACCGAGCGTAAGTCCCTAAAGCATGAAATTACCTCCACACGAAAATTGATGGAAGCTTTGTTGAACAATCTTGCGGAGTTGGTTGTATACCAAGATACTGAAAATCGAATTATTTGGGCGAACAAAGCAGCAGCGGATTCCGTTGGGATGAGGCTAAAGGACGTTATTGGGAAGCACTGCTATGAAGTATGGAACAACAGGGAATCGCCGTGCGAAAACTGCCCCATCGTCAAGTCGATACAAACTGGTAGTCCTCATTCCGCAGAAATGAGAACGTATGATGGTCGCTGGTGGCTGATCTCCGGTGCACCAATGATGGATGACCGCGGAAAAATTATAGGAGTCATCGAGTCAGCGCTTGATGTCACCGATTACAAAATCGCTCTTTCGTTGCTGGAAAAAAACGAAGCAAGATACCAAACGATCATGGAAAACCTGCCTGTAGGTATATACATCTTCCAAGATGGGAAATTAAGATTTGTCAACGAAATGCTTTGTCGCTTGTCGGGATATTCAAGAGAAGAGCTTCTAGCGGCGAATTACCTTGATCTAGTTCACCCAGATTACAAAGAGGAATTGGAAAAACTGACCGACCTACTGCTGGCAAATCCAAAAAGATACAACCCTGAGCCATACGAGTTTGCTTACATTGCAAAAAATGGAAGCGTGAGATGGGCTCGATTATCACCAGCGATCATTGATTATGAAGGAAGACCAGCGATATTGGGAAGCGTTATCGATACAACGGATTTCAAGAAGATGGAAGAACTTTCGAAGAAAAATGAAGAATTGTACAGATCGATCTTCGAAAACACAGGAACTGCGAGTGTTGTGATAGAAGAAGACACTAGAATATCAATGGCGAATAGAGAGGCTGAGAAATTAACCGGCTACAAAATCGAAGAAATAGCCGGAAGGAGTTTTCTTGAATTCATCGCTCCGGAAGATAGAGATCGATTGAAGGAATATCATAGACTTAGAAGAAGTCAAGAGAACGCTGTGCCAAATGAATTTGAATTCAGACTCGTCACGAAGAACGGTGATATCAGAGAGTGTAAAGCGGTCGTATCAATGATACCACGAACGAAACGTAGTTTGGCTTCAATTATCGACTTCACAGAATTGAAAAGAGCTCATGATGAGCTCAGACAAATGGCACAGGAACAAAACATGCTGTTGGATAATATTGATACGATGGTTTGGTACGCGATCGATCCTGAGACGTATGGACTCGTGAATGAGGCCCGTGCAAAGTTCCTTGGTCTCAAAAAAGAGGAACTGATCGGAAGAAAACTCCGAGACGTTTTACCAAAAGGGACCTGCGAAGTCTGTATCGAAGGTAACCAGAAGGCGTTCAGAGGCGAGAGGATTCTTCAAGAGGAATGGCTGATTACCACAGACGGAAACGCACAGTGCGTACTCGTGAATAAAGTGCCGATGTTTGATGAAAGTGGGAAGGTAAAGCGTGTGTTTTGCACGGCGACAGATATCACGCATATCAAAAACATGGAAAAAGCTCTTCAACTCGCAAATCTGAAAATTAATTTACTCTATCGAATGACACGGCACGATATCAGTAATCAGTTGATGGTCATAACTGGCTATTTAGATTTAATGAAAAATGCGCAAAACAAGATGCCATTGGAACAAATAATATCGAAACTCGAATCTGCGGTGAAAAATATCTTGGAACACCTCGAATTTACAAAGGAGATGGAAGAACTAGGAAAGGAACTACCTTGCTGGATGAAATTACTCGACCCGATCAACAAGGCTATTTCACAGCTGGATCTCACTGGGATTTCTCTGATAATTGATGAAAAGGCAGGAAGTATCCACATCTTCTCCGATAAGATGATTTGGAAGGTGTTCTACAATTTAATTCATAACACCTTGAAGCATGCAAGAAGCGCAAAAAACATCAGGATATTTACAGAGATGAAGGGAAAGGAACTACAGATTATTTACGAAGATGATGGTCCTGGGATTGAGAAGAAGGGAGGAGTGAACATATTCGACTCGCCACTCGTAAGGAATCGAGCAAAGGGACTCTATCTCGTGAAAGAAATTATTGAAATGAATGAAATGAAAATCGAAGAAGTTGGCGAGAAAGGTGTGAAATTTGTAATTTCAGTTCCCACCCATCGGTTCAAAATCGAATGAAAGCCGTTCCAAATCATTTGATTTTTTTGTTTTTGAAAGGCATTGGAACCCCATTTTCCTATTGTCCATAGACTTCGCAACTAGATAATGTCTAACACATCAGACCGTGTATTTTCAGGGCGTCGGAATGGATATGTCTCCACCTAAACGAAATCAAAGTGGATTTCTAACTACATTTTCTCAAGGTATTCTTACACCTTTGAACTTCTCACTCGCCCTCTCTCCGCCTACTCCCCAGCTCTCCATAGGTATCTCATGAATCACGACTTCAACTGCCTGGGCTGGTACTCCCAGCTTAGAAAAAACTTCGGTTATCCCCGCTATCACACTCTTTTTCGCCTCATCCGAGAATCCTTTCCAGACATGTACATGGACAATCGGCATTTACATCCCCGAGCCATTTAACAAGAGGATTATCTTCATATCAGTATGAAAAGCTACCGCTACCGGCGATTGGAATGGAGATTTCATATGAAGCTCATGATATTCCGCTCGTCATTCTAAAAAGCCGCGAGTAATAGACTCCTACACTCATCTTTGTCGAGGGGGCTCGCATTCGTGATGAAGCCTGATGAGTTCACGGTTCGCTCCACAAGAGCATCGAGGGCGCCTATATATTCCTCTTGTGAGATTCCTAACTCACCGATTTTAGTCGGCATATTGATTTTCTTCAGCAAGTTCGTTATGTAATTGGCCAGGAGTTCACCAGGGTTCTCAAAGCTTTCAAGTCTGGCAGCCTTGATAATCTCCTTGTAATCTCTAGCCGCCACTTCAGCATTGAATCTGATCACGTGCGGTAGGAAGATGCCAACGGCCACTCCATGCGACATTTTGAAAAGCGCGCCAACCGCGTGCGCCATTGCATGAGCCAACCCGACCCCTGAATTTCCAAAAGCTATTCCTGCCATTGTCGCAGCATAGTGCATCTTTTCACGGGCTTCGATATCATCTGCATTTTCGACCGATCGCACCAGATATTCGAAAATTGTTCCAATCGCTCTAATTGCAAATGCATTTGAGAAATCGTTGCGCCATTGCGATACAAAAGCCTCAATAGCATGGGCGAGGGCATCGATGCCTGATGATGCCGTTATGCGAGGCGGCATAGAAATGACAAGCTTAGGGTCCAGTAACACGAGATGCGGCACAACCTCTCTCGATGCCAATTCCATTTTTGTATCGTTTTCCTCATCGAATAGAACCACAGCCCAATTCGAATCTGAGCCAGAGCCACTCGTCGTCGGAATGCAAATAAGCTTCGACTTCTTTCCAAGACCAAGGGTTTCCAAGGGTGACAAGGTGGTTATATCAATATCAGGTCTTTCGTACAATGCGTATATCGCCTTGGCGGCGTCAATACTGCTTCCTCCACCAAGTCCTATGATGCAATCAGGCTGAAAATTGATAGCAAACTGAGAGCTCTTGATCACCGATGCCAACGAAGGTTCCACCTCTATCCAATCGATTGTTTCGACCTCCGCCCCGGCCCTCTTTATAATTTCACTCACTTCATCGAGTATGCCGATCTTTTTCACAGTAGGCCCGCATATGATGAGTACTCGTCGGTATTCTAACTCAGCGAGCGTTTCTAGCGCATCTTCCCCAAATACTATTTCTCTTGGACTCGCATATCTCCACATCTTACCCTTTCCCATCGAATATTAGCGAATCGTTGGTACCCTGCTTGCCGTTTTTGCAAGTTCGGTGGCCGCCGTCTTATACCTCATTATCTGGGCTAGATTTCCCTTCACCTTCAATTTGCCCGTAAGAATCGCCTTCACAGGATCGAGTTCGCCCGAACCTATTTTCATCCATACTCCATATTTCGCAAGCATCATGTACTGGGTTTTCATTACTTCTCTGTTTTCCACTCGGTAACATGCTCTACATTTACCGTGGTAAAGATCAAGGTAATAAACTTCCTCTCTATCGAATTCCTCGTCAGGTAGAATGACGTAAAGGAAATCCCCCTCCCAGCGAGTTGCGGAGGCTTCGTATTCCTTATTCTTGTTTATTTCCTCAGCATATCTATTAAACCACTCGACGCTTGGGAATCTTAATTTCTCCTCATTCTCATTTGGGATATCAATCACCTCACATTCTTTTTTTTACGAAGTATCACAGAGCAAAACAGACACCGAGATCGAATGCTGGTTTTTCTAATCGCAGGGCCCCTTGTCATTGCAACTTTTCCAGTAAAGAAATGGGTTCTCCGCAAAAAAGCAGGAAGAAACACATCCATTAATTCCACTCGAATCTAAACTGCCCTCTCTGTGATGCTTTTTAATTTTTATTAATTCCCGCATCATAAGTAATTTTCCATTTTAGGAATCAATATTAGAATACCCTGTATCAGGACGATAGCCCCAATGGAAATTTTTCCAAAAATTTGCTCCAAGATCTTTGAGAATTTGCGTATTTTCTGAACAGAAAATCTTAGAAAAATCTTACAAAATGTAACACAGGTTAAAAAACATACCCTACTAAAGAGAAATTCCGACAAATAGTCACATTGCGTTTCGATCCGATTTACAACAATATGGCATCGGTACAAACCGGTTCCTTTGAAATGCTTTCATCACAATGAGAACTATTTGCTGGTGGTAAAATGCACCCTATAATATGAACATGCGATTCGCATTCAGCATTCCGTGATTAAAATGGAACATGACAGCTCGAGTGAAAGATAAAAACAATGATCCTAATTCCGCTCATGAAAATGCATAAGGCAAATGATGCCAAGTTGTGAAGAGCTGAAAAATTGCCTAGAGTCACGATGTAGTTGGAAGTTTTACTTCCTACTTTTTCTCTTGAAGAAAAAAGATAAATAAAGCTAAGTTTATCAAGTAGCACGATATTACAATTCGTGTTATGATATTAGGAAACATGGAGGAAAGATAGAATGCACATTCCCGATGGACTCATGGCACCAGAAATTCTTATTATTGGATGGGTGATCGCAATTGCTTTCATAGCACTGTCGATTTATAAAGTAAATAAAAAAATTGATGAGAAAACGGTGCCTATGATGGCGATCCTCGCTGCTGGGATTTTCGTGGCCCAGATGCTGAACTTTCCCATTTTCGGGGGCACAACTGGGCACCTAATAGGGGCTGCCCTTGCTACCGTTCTTGTTGGGCCGTATGCAGCCATGATAATCATCACAGTCATTCTTATCATTCAATGCTTTGTTTTTGGCGATGGGGGACTCACTGCACTGGGTCTTAATATAACCAATATGGCCGTCGTCGGAACTTTAGTTTCATGGTCTATCTACAAAATATTTCCAAGCAAATTGGAAAAGGCAGGTGTTATTGCCGCTGCTTGGTTTTCAGTCTTCTTCGCTTCTTTCGCTTGTGCGATTGAACTTGCAACAAGTTTTGCTATTTCAGTTGGAGCCTATGGTATTGAAGCAATGATCTCATTGCCCTCAATGCTAGCTTATCATGCAGTCATTGGCATCGGTGAGGGTATCATCACAGGAACGATTTTTATGTATCTTGCAAAAGTAGCGCCAGAGACAATAATGACAAGAAAACCAGCGGAGGAGGCGATGTCATGATTGATAAGAAGATTCTTAAAGCGATTTTAGGAATCGTAGCACTCTTTGCAGTTGGACTTGTCTTGTATTTCATTTTCTCCGCTGAATACGGAGATGGTCTTGAGAAAACCATGGAGAATGCTGGCGTTGAGGAGGGAGAGCCTATTTATCATGCACCCCTAGATTACGGTGAAGATTACATTACTGCGTTTTTCGCCGGTCTCGTCGGATTCGTTTTAGTCTTCGCAATTTCATATGGATATTTTAGAATCGCTGCGAAGAGGGAGACAAACAAGGAAGAAAAATGAAGCATCATGAAATCGATCAGTACGCTAGACAGTCGCCTCTAGCAAAATTTGATCCTAGGATAAAATTATTGAGTGTCATTTTTTTCATTGCATCAATTGCATTACTCCATAGCATTTACCCACTGCTTTTTTCGCTCCTTTCCCTTTTCATAATCGTTGCCATTTCCCGCATTCCTCCCCTCCACATTGCAAAGTCTTACCTAATGGCCTTTCCCTTTGTCATATTTGCAACTTTGACTATGTGGTATTCTTCGGGTTTGATCGAGGCCTCAGCTATGTTCTTGCGCATCTCAAATTCTGTGCTTGCTTTGATTCTTTTGATTTCCACTACGCCTTTCTTTGAATTCCTTAAGGCTCTGCAGTGGTACAGATTGCCAAAAGTCATGATCTCGCTCATTCTTTTCACGTATCGATTCATCTTCGTCTTCATCGATGAGCTAGGGAGAATGAGTCTTGCACGGAAAGCTCGCGGATTTGGCGGTGGCAAGAGCATCCTTAATATCGAAGCTCTTCGTACCATTGCTTATACTGCTGGAATGATCTTTGTGCGATCGCATAGGCGAGCGAACAATATTTATTTAGCCTTGGTTTCTCGTGGCTACACGGGTGAGGTGAGGACCTTAAACATGTTAAAAGCGGCTCCGCGTGACGCGATCTTTGCGCTAACGTTCATCTGTATATCCGTCCTGTCCCTTCTCATCCAGGCCGGTGTGATGACTTGGACGCTCTGAGACTTGTAAATGTTTCATATATATACCCTGACGGCATAAAAGCGATCGATGAGGTGTCTCTGGGAATTTCCGAAAGAGAACGAGTGGCAATTGTAGGGCCAAACGGAGCTGGGAAGAGCACAATGCTGAGGATCTTTGCTGGTCTCTACTATCCTACCTTCGGCAATGTAGAGATAATGGGTAATACGCTTTCCAAGAAGAATGCAGACTCGTTGAGAAAAAATATCGGCATTTTATTTCAAGATCCAGATGATCAAATTTTTATGCCAACAGTGTGGGATGATGTTGCATTCGGTCCGATTAACATGGGAATGAATGAAGATGAAGTAAAGAATAGTGTTGCAGAAGCGATGAGGAAGGTTGGACTCGAAGGTTACGGAGAAAGGGTGCCGCACCACTTGAGTTACGGGGAGAAGAAGAGAGTGGCAATTGCAGGGCTTCTCGCAATGAAACCTCCCATCCTTCTCCTTGATGAGCCAACTGCGAACTTGGATCCGCAGGGAAGAAGAGACTTCATCAATATTCTGAAGTCCATTTCTCAAACTGTCGTTCTTGCTACACACGATCTTTCTGTGGCATTTGAATTAACCAACAGAATTATTGTATTGAAGAAGAACATCATTTTCGACGGTAAGCCATCTGAACTGGTTGAAAAACCTGACATACTTTCCAAAGCAAACCTCGAACTCCCATCGATGCTTCGCCTTATGGATCAATGGCGGAACTCCCGTGGGAAAAAATTCAGATTACCGATTACGGTTGACGAGGCTCTTGCAATCCTCATGAATGAATGCGGCAACCATGATTAATTCGTATCTCAGATCTGCCATCATCCACTTCTTGAATCATAAGAAATTCTTTTCTTAATGGTCTGGAGCAAGCACTCAAATGTTGCCTCTGGTGGCACAATATCGACTCTAATATTATAGGACTCTAGCATCATTCTGGTCGGATTACCTATTGCAGCGATAAAAGATTGCGCGAGCGCATCAAACACCACATCTTCACGATATCTCGATAACGCCACGTCGACAAAAACTTTCGCGGAGAGAGGACTTGTAAACGCAAGAACCTCTAGCTTTCTGGAAACGACTGCATCAATGATTTTCAAGAGATCAGGATCTTCTATGTTCGGAACAAGCGAATAGACAATGACTTCCACTGCCTTCGCCCCAGACTTTACAAGCTCCCCCACAAGTTTTTTTTCTCCCCTATCTGAACGGAGGATGAATATGCGCTTACCCGCAATTGATTGAGAACTCATCAATTCTGCGATTCCGTCAGACGAATAGATATTTGGCAAAATACTCACTCGAATTCCAGCGCTTTCTAAAGCTCTCGCCGTTTCTGGGCCGATTGCTACCATGTATACACTGTTTAAGACCCTCACGAGCTCCTCGCTTTTCCTCCGCTTTGTGGCGAGTTCTATCACCGCTCTTGCTCCAATTGCACTCGTCACAATAACGAAATCTATTTCGCCAGAGAACAGCGATTCAAGAAATGCATCAAAAGATGAAGAGTCAACAACTTCAACCCTCAATGGTGATGCGATCATTGGTTCAAAACCAAGACGTTTTGCGATTTCGATAGACTCGCCAATCTTTTCCTTTGGCCTCATGATAGCAATGCGCATCAACGCAGATCCCCTAGACAATTTCTCAACTCGACAACTGAACCGATCACGATAATTGCTGGTGCCTCAATTGATTCCTTTTTGCAAATTTCCGAAATCTCTATGAGGGAGCTGGTGATAACGCGTTCTTCTTTCATCGTCCCCTTTTCAATCACCGCAACTGGTGTTTCAGGATCAAGTCCTTCTTTCAAGAGCCTTTTGATATTTCTTTCCATCGAGGAAACGCCCATGAGGATAACAATTGTCCCACCTAATGAGGCTAAAGCATTCCAGTTGAGAATTTCTCTTTCCTTTTCCGCGCTCTCGTGACCAGTTATGATTGTAACGGAGGATGCGTAATTTCGATGAGTTACAGGTATGCCAACAAGCGCAGGCACCGCAATCGCAGATGGCACACCTGGAACCACATGAACATCGATTCCTCTTTTTCTCAAGAAATCGGCTTCCTCCCCACCTCTGCCAAAAAGAAAAGGATCACCACCCTTAAGCCTCACTACAGTCTTTCCTTCCAAGGTCTTCTCCAGTAAGATTTCATTTATTTTACTTTGCTCGACGAGGTGTTCTCCACCTTTTTTACTTACATCGATGATTTCTGCATCCTTCTTTGCGAGCTTCAAAAGCTCCCTCGGAATCAAAGAATCATGCACAATGACATCCGCCTTTTCAATGAGTAATCTTCCTTTAACCGTGATCAATTCTGGGTCGCCCGGACCAGCTCCGACGAGAAAAACTTCACCTCTTCTTGCAGTCATCAACGGCTCCCTCCATTCCCCTCTTCAATTCACGTACTATTTCAGTTATCGATTCGTGTATTGCACCAAGCTTAACCTCTTTAGCAACTTGCGCCAGCACTTTTCCATAATCTGATAATACGATTCCTCTCACTTTAATAGAGCTACCTTCGATTTTCGCCCATAAACCTAGAGGAATTGAACATCCTCCTCCAAGTTCTTTCAAAATAAGACGCTCAGTCTCAGTTTCCATTCTTGTAACAGAATCCTCGATAGCGCTAAGCATCTCCCTGTACTGCGAATCTTCTTTGCAGACAACAGCGATAGCACCTTGCCCTACTGCCGGCACAAAATCCCACGGATCAAGCGGCAAAAAAGATTCTCCAAAACCTATTCGCTCAAGGCCAGCTCTCGCCATGATAATCGCGTCAAATTCCCCCGCTTGGAGCTTTCGCAAACGGGTTGTCACATTGCCCCTCAAATCCTTAACGATGAGGTCGCTTCTCTTATTGAGCAACAAGGCTTTTCTCCGTACGCTTGATGTTCCAACGACCGCACCTGATGGAAGCTTTTCTAACGGCACTGCGGGGATAATCACATCCTCCACTGGTCCCCTTTTCATCACGGCTGCGATGCACGTGCCCGGCGTCAATTTTGCGGGCATATCTTTGAGGCTATTCACCGCCGCATCAATTTTCCCATCGATAATCTGCTTATCAAGTTCTTTGACAAAAGCACCGTAACCCCCAATCTCGTTCAGAGGACGGTCTTTGATTCTGTCACCAGCTGTGACTATCTTCTTGATTTCTATATCCAAATTTGGGAATTTCTTTTTGATAGCCTCTACAAACAGCGCAGTTTGCGCGAGCGCCAGCTTGCTTCCGCGGGTTCCAACAATCATTGTGTAATGTCCCTCAGAACGTTCTCAAATGCTTCTATAGTCTTCTCTACATCCTGATTCGAGTGCGCCGTCGACAAGAAATTCGTTTCATACTGCGATGGTGGCAAGTAAATATTATTCTCGAGCAACGCGTGAAATATCTTGTAAAAAATCTGTGTATCGGATCTTTTCACATCTTCATAATTACGTATCGGTCCCTTTGCGATAAAGAGCTGGAACATTGATCCTATGCCAGCGATAGTGAATTCTAGTTTCAGATCGTTGAGGATTTTTTGAATCGACTTTCTGATCGTTTCGCCTTTTTCGTTGAGTTCTCCGTGGTCACTTTTCTTCAATTCCTTTAACGTCGCTATACCCGCCGTGAGGCTCATGGGATTGCCCGCAAAGGTGCCTGCCTGGTACACCTTGCCTGTCGGAGATATCATTGACATGATCTCCTTTGGCCCACCGAAAACGCCTATGGGCATTCCACCGCCAACGACTTTGCCAAGGGTTGTTAGGTCGGACTGGACTCCAAAGTATTCTTGCGCACCACCCATGGCTAGGCGGAAGCCAGTAATGACTTCGTCAAAGATGAGTAAAATTCCTTCCCTCGATGTCAGTTCTCTCATAGCTTTGAGATAATCAACATCTGGAAGAATCGGACCAATATTTCCCATAACTGGTTCCAATATCACAGCTGCAATCTCATTTCTATTCGCTCTTATTGTTTCTTCAACAGCCGTAATATCATTGAAAGGAACTACGAGTGTGTTCTTCGCGATATCAAATGGAATGCCGAGGGAATTTGGTACGCTGTGCGTTACCGCCCCAGAACCTGCTTTAACAAGCATAGCATCGTGAGCCCCGTGAAATCCGCCTTCGACCTTAATCACCTTGTCCCTTCCCGTGTATCCTCGGGCCAATCGAAGCGCATGCATCGTTGCTTCTGTTCCGCTGCTGACAAATCTCACCATTTCTATCGACGGGTAATGTTCTGTGATGATGCTCGCAAGCTCGATTTCCTTTTCAATTGGTGCGCCGAAAAGCGTGCCGTTTTCAGCCTGCTCCTGCAATGCCCTAACAACAGATGGATGAGCATGGCCAAGAATCAAAGGTCCAAACCCCATACAGTAGTCGATGTATTCATTGCCGTCCACATCCCATATCTTCGAGCCTTTGCCCTTGGAGATGTAAATAGGATACGGAGCGAAAGCCCTTACCGGGCTCGAGACTCCCCCTGGCATGAAATGCTTTGCTCGATCGTAGAGTACTTTAGAACGCTCAGTATTCCTCATGGATCAGCCCTCATTCCTTCAGTTTCTTTGCCACGTCCTTTGCAAAGTACGAGAGAATGATGTCCGCACCCGCCCTTTTGATGGCGGTGAGCACCTCTAACATGATCCTATCTTTATCGAGCCAGCCTTTCTCAGCAGCTGCCATGATCATTGAATATTCGCCACTCACATTGTAGGCCGCAATTGGCACATTGAACATAATCCTCGCATCCCTTATCACATCAAGATACGCGAGCGCAGGCTTTACCATCAGAATATCAGCACCCTCTATGAGATCCAATTCCATTTCTCTCAGCGCTTCGCGCGCATTCGGAGGATCCATTTGATGAGAACGCCTGTCGCCGAACTTTGGAGCAGATTCCGCTGCTTCCCTGAAAGGTCCGTAAAATCCGGACGCGTATTTTGCGCTGTATGACATTATGGGTATGTTCTTAAACCCAGCATCATCAAGAGCGTTTCTTATCGATGTGACCATACCATCCATCATTCCACTGGGCGCAATCATGTCAGCACCTGCCTCTGCCTGGCTAACGGCTGTTTTCGCATAGAGTTCGAGAGTCTCATCGTTGAGTATCTCATC
Coding sequences:
- a CDS encoding PAS domain S-box protein translates to MPRALIIDDEPAILEVISIFVQEKSDYEVLVSYSAEDALELLSKQPIDVIICDYQMSGMDGIALLKQLRSKGSNIPFILFTGKGREEVVIEALNSGADFYLQKGGDIKSMFAELVHLMDQAISKRKTMEALEHNARRFRSLIENSSDLIITIDADAKVNFVSPSIKRLLDYEPEKFAGTPFTQYIYEKDLENFCAQLNQLLSGMKSAVRFEMKMKHNDGAYRVFEFEMMVDRYAPSGKGIIMNGRDITERKSLKHEITSTRKLMEALLNNLAELVVYQDTENRIIWANKAAADSVGMRLKDVIGKHCYEVWNNRESPCENCPIVKSIQTGSPHSAEMRTYDGRWWLISGAPMMDDRGKIIGVIESALDVTDYKIALSLLEKNEARYQTIMENLPVGIYIFQDGKLRFVNEMLCRLSGYSREELLAANYLDLVHPDYKEELEKLTDLLLANPKRYNPEPYEFAYIAKNGSVRWARLSPAIIDYEGRPAILGSVIDTTDFKKMEELSKKNEELYRSIFENTGTASVVIEEDTRISMANREAEKLTGYKIEEIAGRSFLEFIAPEDRDRLKEYHRLRRSQENAVPNEFEFRLVTKNGDIRECKAVVSMIPRTKRSLASIIDFTELKRAHDELRQMAQEQNMLLDNIDTMVWYAIDPETYGLVNEARAKFLGLKKEELIGRKLRDVLPKGTCEVCIEGNQKAFRGERILQEEWLITTDGNAQCVLVNKVPMFDESGKVKRVFCTATDITHIKNMEKALQLANLKINLLYRMTRHDISNQLMVITGYLDLMKNAQNKMPLEQIISKLESAVKNILEHLEFTKEMEELGKELPCWMKLLDPINKAISQLDLTGISLIIDEKAGSIHIFSDKMIWKVFYNLIHNTLKHARSAKNIRIFTEMKGKELQIIYEDDGPGIEKKGGVNIFDSPLVRNRAKGLYLVKEIIEMNEMKIEEVGEKGVKFVISVPTHRFKIE
- a CDS encoding iron-containing alcohol dehydrogenase gives rise to the protein MGKGKMWRYASPREIVFGEDALETLAELEYRRVLIICGPTVKKIGILDEVSEIIKRAGAEVETIDWIEVEPSLASVIKSSQFAINFQPDCIIGLGGGSSIDAAKAIYALYERPDIDITTLSPLETLGLGKKSKLICIPTTSGSGSDSNWAVVLFDEENDTKMELASREVVPHLVLLDPKLVISMPPRITASSGIDALAHAIEAFVSQWRNDFSNAFAIRAIGTIFEYLVRSVENADDIEAREKMHYAATMAGIAFGNSGVGLAHAMAHAVGALFKMSHGVAVGIFLPHVIRFNAEVAARDYKEIIKAARLESFENPGELLANYITNLLKKINMPTKIGELGISQEEYIGALDALVERTVNSSGFITNASPLDKDECRSLLLAAF
- a CDS encoding energy-coupling factor ABC transporter permease, whose product is MHIPDGLMAPEILIIGWVIAIAFIALSIYKVNKKIDEKTVPMMAILAAGIFVAQMLNFPIFGGTTGHLIGAALATVLVGPYAAMIIITVILIIQCFVFGDGGLTALGLNITNMAVVGTLVSWSIYKIFPSKLEKAGVIAAAWFSVFFASFACAIELATSFAISVGAYGIEAMISLPSMLAYHAVIGIGEGIITGTIFMYLAKVAPETIMTRKPAEEAMS
- a CDS encoding 4-oxalocrotonate tautomerase family protein, which gives rise to MPIVHVHVWKGFSDEAKKSVIAGITEVFSKLGVPAQAVEVVIHEIPMESWGVGGERASEKFKGVRIP
- a CDS encoding SCP2 sterol-binding domain-containing protein, coding for MIDIPNENEEKLRFPSVEWFNRYAEEINKNKEYEASATRWEGDFLYVILPDEEFDREEVYYLDLYHGKCRACYRVENREVMKTQYMMLAKYGVWMKIGSGELDPVKAILTGKLKVKGNLAQIMRYKTAATELAKTASRVPTIR
- a CDS encoding uroporphyrinogen-III synthase translates to MRPKEKIGESIEIAKRLGFEPMIASPLRVEVVDSSSFDAFLESLFSGEIDFVIVTSAIGARAVIELATKRRKSEELVRVLNSVYMVAIGPETARALESAGIRVSILPNIYSSDGIAELMSSQSIAGKRIFILRSDRGEKKLVGELVKSGAKAVEVIVYSLVPNIEDPDLLKIIDAVVSRKLEVLAFTSPLSAKVFVDVALSRYREDVVFDALAQSFIAAIGNPTRMMLESYNIRVDIVPPEATFECLLQTIKKRISYDSRSG
- the cbiQ gene encoding cobalt ECF transporter T component CbiQ codes for the protein MKHHEIDQYARQSPLAKFDPRIKLLSVIFFIASIALLHSIYPLLFSLLSLFIIVAISRIPPLHIAKSYLMAFPFVIFATLTMWYSSGLIEASAMFLRISNSVLALILLISTTPFFEFLKALQWYRLPKVMISLILFTYRFIFVFIDELGRMSLARKARGFGGGKSILNIEALRTIAYTAGMIFVRSHRRANNIYLALVSRGYTGEVRTLNMLKAAPRDAIFALTFICISVLSLLIQAGVMTWTL
- the cobA gene encoding uroporphyrinogen-III C-methyltransferase encodes the protein MTARRGEVFLVGAGPGDPELITVKGRLLIEKADVIVHDSLIPRELLKLAKKDAEIIDVSKKGGEHLVEQSKINEILLEKTLEGKTVVRLKGGDPFLFGRGGEEADFLRKRGIDVHVVPGVPSAIAVPALVGIPVTHRNYASSVTIITGHESAEKEREILNWNALASLGGTIVILMGVSSMERNIKRLLKEGLDPETPVAVIEKGTMKEERVITSSLIEISEICKKESIEAPAIIVIGSVVELRNCLGDLR
- a CDS encoding ATP-binding cassette domain-containing protein; translation: MDALRLVNVSYIYPDGIKAIDEVSLGISERERVAIVGPNGAGKSTMLRIFAGLYYPTFGNVEIMGNTLSKKNADSLRKNIGILFQDPDDQIFMPTVWDDVAFGPINMGMNEDEVKNSVAEAMRKVGLEGYGERVPHHLSYGEKKRVAIAGLLAMKPPILLLDEPTANLDPQGRRDFINILKSISQTVVLATHDLSVAFELTNRIIVLKKNIIFDGKPSELVEKPDILSKANLELPSMLRLMDQWRNSRGKKFRLPITVDEALAILMNECGNHD
- the hemC gene encoding hydroxymethylbilane synthase, which codes for MIVGTRGSKLALAQTALFVEAIKKKFPNLDIEIKKIVTAGDRIKDRPLNEIGGYGAFVKELDKQIIDGKIDAAVNSLKDMPAKLTPGTCIAAVMKRGPVEDVIIPAVPLEKLPSGAVVGTSSVRRKALLLNKRSDLIVKDLRGNVTTRLRKLQAGEFDAIIMARAGLERIGFGESFLPLDPWDFVPAVGQGAIAVVCKEDSQYREMLSAIEDSVTRMETETERLILKELGGGCSIPLGLWAKIEGSSIKVRGIVLSDYGKVLAQVAKEVKLGAIHESITEIVRELKRGMEGAVDDCKKR